The genome window TCCCCATCATGCCGGCGGCCTCCTTGGGCACGAGCTTGGACATGTCCAGCGGCAGGTCGGTCTGCACGTACGATTTGTCCTTGGTGTTGATGATGTACATGACATTCCTGCCCATGTCGGTGATCATGACCTTGTCTTTGCTGACCATGGCCATCTGGTTGTTGCCCACCCACTGCTCGGTGCTTTCGTCCTTGGCCGGCTGCTTTTGGCCCATCATTTCGAAGGCGTCGGTATGCACGTTGGTCTTGATATAGATATCCGCCGACAGGAAAACCGAGAACGCCACCAGTAAAAACACCGCGAATAAGATTTTTTTCATCTGTCCTCCTTTGAAGACGCATCATAGCGGCATTCGCCGTTTTTGTCAAGCAGCACAAACCATCCGCCGACTTTGGCGGATTTGGTTTGTCTGTCCCCCCGAAGGGGGGCGAGGGGCCGAAACGGCGCAAATAAGCGTGCCAATAAAGTAAACCATTTGGCGTTGGCGCACGTATATCCTATTTAAAAGCGACACCCCCTTCTAATATAGGAAGAGGAAGGAAGGGATGGACCTTGTTTCTCCCCCTCCCTCCTTAGGAACATCCGCTACTTCCTTCCTCTTCCGCTTTTTCCTTTTACCAGAAGCCGTTCCGGCCGGATTTTCTCTTGACAGCCTAGAAAAAATCGCCCATAATCGGACCAGGAGCGCTCATGACCCTGTAAGACATCAACGAGTATTTGCAGGCGATCAGGAAGGACGCTTCTTTCATCAGCGCCGACGTTTTGGAAACCGTCCCCTTCAAAAATCGGGGCGCGGATACCCGGGTGGAGATCCGCAACCCCGAGTTCACCTCCCTTTGCCCCAAGACCGGCCTGCCCGACTACGGCACCGTCACCGTCACCTACGTGCCCGACAAGACGATCATCGAATTAAAATCGTTGAAATACTATTTTCTGCAATATCGCAACAGCGGCATCTTCTACGAGAACCTGGCCAAGCTGATCCTGACGCACCTGGTCGAAAAGGTTCAGCCGCTGGAAATGGTCGTCGAAGCCGAGTTCACCCCCAGGGGGGGATTGACGACAAAAGTGGTTTCAACCTACAAGAAATAATCCGATTTTTTTGTAGGGGTAACCCTTGCGGTTACCCTTTTACAGGGAATCTGGGGCAGGGGCAAGCCCTGCCCCTACCCTAAATCACAGCTCCCGCGCCAGCCACAATCTCCTGCCCTTGCGGTAATGATGCCAGATCAGAACGGCATTGACCAGCAGAAATCCCGAAAACCAGGCGCTGATCTCCGCGTAGGGCACCGTCCCGCGCGTGTAGCGGTGCCAGTAAAAGACCGCCACCGGCCGCACCAGGAAGAGCATGCCGCCGACCAGGTAGATCATGCTCCAGAGCATGTAGGATATCCCCTGCTTGGAGACGATCACGTGCTCGGGCGAGATCGGGTTCGTCTCGTTGGTTTCGATGCCGAGTTCCAGCGAAAGGACGGTCAGGAAGATGATGGCCGGCACCAGGAACAACAGGGCGATG of Candidatus Aminicenantes bacterium contains these proteins:
- the queF gene encoding preQ(1) synthase, whose translation is METVPFKNRGADTRVEIRNPEFTSLCPKTGLPDYGTVTVTYVPDKTIIELKSLKYYFLQYRNSGIFYENLAKLILTHLVEKVQPLEMVVEAEFTPRGGLTTKVVSTYKK